The Epilithonimonas zeae genome contains the following window.
TTTCCAGATTGATTTTAATAGATTTAAAAAGTGGTGCACCCAGAACATATTGTGTACTCGCTGGCGTAACGGGATAGAATCCTAAAGCCGAAAAAACATACCAGGCGGAAGTTTGCCCATTGTCTTCATCTCCGCAATAGCCATCTGGCGTTGGCTTATATAATTTGTCCATCACTTGTCTTACCCAATATTGTGTTTTCCAAGGCTGACCGGCATAATTATACAAATAAAGCATATGTTGGATAGGTTGATTTCCGTGCGCGTATTGTCCCATTCCTACAATCTGCATCTCGCGCATTTCGTGGATGACTTCTTTATAATAATTGGTATTAAATGTCGGTGGCATCACAAACACTGAATCCAGCATTTTAACAAATTGTTGTTTTCCACCCATTAATTCCTTCAATCCATTGATGTCCTGAAAAACGCTCCAAGTGTAATGCCAGCTGTTGCCCTCTGTAAAAGCATTTCCCCATTCGAAAGGATCAAAGTTTTCCTGAAATTCGCCATTTTTCTTTTTACCTCTCATCAGATTATATTTCGGGTCGAAAAGCTTTTTGTAATTCATTGCTCTTGATTTGAAGGGCTCCAGTTCTTCTTCCGATTTATTCAAAGCTTTACCGAATTCGTAGATGGCGTAATCATCATAAGCATATTCCAAAGTTCTAGCTGCACTTTCATTGATTCCTGTATCAGTTGGAACATAACCGATAGAATTGTAATCAGCTACACCTTTTCTGCCGACCGCGCTCATTGGACCTTCGTTATTAGCGCCATGTTTCAGAGCTTGCCAAAGAATTTCTGCATCATAACCTCTAAGACCTTTGAGATAAGCTTCAGAAACAACCGAAGCCGAATTGTTGCCAATCATAATATCTGCAAATCCCGGACTGCTCCATTCCGGTAAAAAACCGCCTTCCTGATAAGCTGAAATCAGACCTTTTTGCATTTCAACATTCATAGACGGATAAACCAAGTTTAGAAGAGGATAGAGCGCTCGAAAAGTATCCCAAAAGCCAGTCCCTCCGAATAAATAACCAGGCATTATTTTCCCGTTGTAAGGACTGTAATGTTGGATGTTTCCGTTTCTGTCTTTCTCATAAAGTTTTTGAGGAAATAGGACGCTCCTGTAAAGACAGCTGTAGAAAGTTCTTGCCTGATCGATGGTTGTACCTTTGATTTGGATTTTATTCAATGTCAGATTCCAGATTTCTTTGGCTTCGGATTTTACCTGGTCAAAAGATTTACCTTTGGATTCTTCCAGATTAATTTCTGCTTGTTCCTGACTGATAAACGATGATGCGACTCGGATTGTGATTTGTTCTCCTTTTTTAAGGTGAGGAAATTTGACCAGACTTCCCACGTGATCAGCTTTGATTTCAAGAATCGATTTTTGGATTTCTGTTCCGCTCCAGACATTTTGGGAAACAAAATCTTTGTCAAACTGAATAACAAAGTAATTTTTGAAATTCTCCATTTTTCCTCTCGCATATCTTGTAGAATACCCAATAATTTTTCTTTCAGACGGAATAATTCTTACGTAAGAACCTCGGTCAAAAGCATCCAAAAGAATTTGAGCCTGATTGGTTTCCGGAAAAGTGAAACGCATCATTGCTGAACGTTCTGTAGGTGCAATTTCCGTCCAGACATCGTAATCTGCAAGATAAACTTTGTAATAATAAGGATTGGCAATTTCTGTTTTGTGAGAAAACCAACTTGCTCTTTTTTCTTGGTCAATTTCGGGATTTCCAACGATTGGTAAAATGGAGAATTGTCCATAATCATTCATCCAAGGTGAAGGTTGATGTGTCTGTTTAAAACCCTGGATTTTATTCGAATTGTAAGTATATTGCCAGCCATTTCCATTTTTTCCGTTTTGCGGCGTCCAATAATTCATTCCCCAAGGTAATCCGATAATTGGATAAGTATTGCCATTTGATAATTCGTAGGAAGATTGAGTTCCCATCAATGGATTAACGTAATCTACAGGATTTGTAATCCAGTCATTGATTTCCTGAGATTTGAATCCTATAGAAAGAAAACTGCAAAAAAGGAATAACTTGATTTTGGACATTCGAGATTTATTTATCTCAAAAATAATAAATAATTGTTGTGGATTTTAAAATAAAATGTAACATTAGAATTGTTGCCATTATTGTTAATACTCAAAAATATCTTAAGATTTGATATTGTCAACCGATAATACAAAAGGGATTGTAGTTTTCTTTGAAGGTTTTTCGTTGGCGAAATTTTTGACTTCTAAGCCTTTGAATTGCGTATAACAAGAGTCTTTGTCATTGAGTAAAACAATGAAATCAAATTCTTGTTTTGAGGTTAATTTCTAACGAATCAATATCTATTACGATTTTGATGTTTCCTGATTTTGTGTTCTTGCCGCTAACGTAAGTGTCTGGTTTTGTGTCTGGAAAAAGATTCCATTCGGTTACCAATTCTTTGTTTTCAACTATTTTAACCAGTTTCGTATTTGATTTTACAATGGGCAGTTTATTTTGAGAAAAACCTAAAGTAAAACTAAAAAACGAAATCAGGATAAAATGAGTTCTCATGGTTATTAGTTGTAATAGTTTTTAAAGAATTTGAAATTGAGCCAAGGCTTAAAATCGCACAAATATAATCAAAGTCACCAAATGGTGATAATAAAAATTGTTAATATTGCAAAGATTTTAAAATTGATGATGGAAAAGAATACGAAACCGCGAGTAAAAAGTAAAGAAAAAAGTAAACAACAGTTTATGGATGCTGTTGGAACTATTTTAAAAACAAAAGGTTACAAATATCTTAAGGTTAATGAAATTGCTACCACAGCAGGGCTTGACAAGAAACTGATTTATAATTATTTCGGTGGAACGGAACAGCTTTTAGATGAGTATATCAAAACGCAAGACTTTTGGAGCAATGTAAAAGAAGAAGATTCAGCAGTGGAAATTACCGATGGCGGAAAAGAATTTGCAAAACAAATGATGTCTGAACAATTCGATTTTGTTTCTGTTAATAAAGAGTTGCAAAAGATTCTGCTTTGGCGTTTGTCTGAAGAAAGAACTTCACTTAGAAAATTGACAGAAGGACAGGAGGAAAATGGCGAAATTTTGTTCAAACATATAACAGATCCATATTTCGAGGATAAAAGTGAAGATTTTCGTGCTGTAATGGCGATCTTGGTCTCGGGTGCTTATTACTTAAATTTATACTCAGAAATGAACGGTAGCATTTTTTGCGGGATAGACTTGAAAACTGAAGAGGGACGTGCGAAAATTAAAAAAGCTTTTAGTTTTCTGATTGATGAAACTTATGAGTCATTGTAATTTGACCATTAAGTTAGTTTTCCATTTTCTTAATAACTTTCAACAGATCAACACCTTTTCCCAAAACACCTTTAAAAAGATCACCTTTTTCTTTCAATCTTTCCAAAGAATTATAAATATTAAAATCAGTGGGTTTTAGTCCATTTTTTACTTCTTCCCATTCCAAAGGCATCGAAACGGTTGCTCCTTTTTTTGGCCTCAAGCTGTAAACACTTGCCAAAGTCTGTCCACGACGGTTTTGCAGATAATCCAAATAGATTTTATTCTTATCTCGTTTCTGAAGACTTCTTTCCAGCGTTGTTAAATCTGGTAATTTCTGCTGAACCATTTGCATCAGAAGATGTCCAAAATCCTTGACTTGCTCGTAGGAATATTTTGCATTCATTGGGATATAAACGTGGATTCCAGAGCTTCCTGAAGTTTTGGGATAACCTTCAATTCCTGCTAAATCCAAAACTTCTTTAACTACCTGAGCCGTTTCTATTACATCTTCGAACGTATTTTTTTCGGATGGGTCTAGGTCAAGAACCAAGTAATCCGGATTGTCTGCTTTTTGGATTTTACTTGTCCAGATATTCAACTCGATACAGCCGAGATTGTTGAGGTAGGCTAAGGTTTCTTTATCATTACAGATGATGTAATTGATATATTTATCTGAACTTTCTGAGAAAACTTTTTGTGTTTCTATCCAATCGGGTGTTTCTTCAGAAGCATCTTTTTGGAAAAAACTCATTCCATCGATTCCATTGGGATAGCGGTTCATAGATTGTGGCCGATTTTTAAGATGAGGCAAAATATACTTCGAAATACTTTGATAATAATCAATCACATCCCCTTTTGTCACATCATCGTCGGGAAAATAGATTTTATTTTGATTCGTCAGCTTCAATTCCTGTTTTCCAATTTTCTTTATCAAATCCTCTTTTCCTGTTCTTTTTTTAGGTTCGGCTTTTTTCATAATTTCTTTTTTTGATTGATTTTCAGAATTGAATTCAACATCTTTTGGTTCAATATCATCACGAAGTCTGAGAAAAATCGGATGACGGTAAACATGGTCTTTTGTCAGTTCTGTAAATTTAATTTCGGCAATTAATTTGGGTTTTATCCAAGTAGCTTTGGTATTGGTTTTTGGTGTGATTTTGAAAACAGATTTCGAAGTGATGAGCGGTTGCATTTTATCATACATTTCAGAAAGTGACTTATCTTTAAAACCACCTCCGGTATGACCACAAAACACCATTTCACCGTTCAGATATTTTCCTAAAATCAAAGCGCCAAATTTTTTCCGTGAGCCTTTTGGTTCGGTAAATCCACAAATAATAGCTTCATCACTTTTATGGATTTTGATTTTCAGCCATTCAGAACTTCTTAGATTTTCCTTGTAAAGACTTTCAGTTTTCTTGGCAACAATTCCTTCCAATCCCAAATCTTTTGCGGCTTGGAAAAATTCTTTTCCGTTTTGTAAAATATGGTCACTGTATTTGATGATTTCATTTTCCACCAAAGCATCTTTCAACAATTCTTTTCTTTGCAGATAAGAAAGATTTTCGGTCGAATGACCGTTCAGCCATAGTAAATCAAAAACCTGAAAAGTCAATGCTAGATTAGGATTGTCGCCAATCTGTTGAAGCCATTGGAAATTAGGCTTTCCTTTGTCATCATAAGCCACGATTTCCCCGTCAAGAACCATATTGTGTTCCTGCAACTTGAGCGAATTGGTTACTTTTTTAAATTTCTGAGAAAAATCGATCCCGTTTCTGGAGTACAATCGGATTTCGTCTTTGCTCAGATCTGCAATCGCGCGATAACCGTCCCATTTGATTTCGAATGCCCAGTCTTTATCATCAAAGGCTTTGTCTGAGATTTTGCAAAGCATTGGCTTAATGAATTCCGAAAGTTTTTTTGCACCGGAAAGAGAAGGCGCATAATTTTTAAAGGACTTTATTCCTTCGGATGCGTTATTTTTTTTTTACCGTCTTTCTCAGCAAGATAAGCGGTTACTTTGGAAGTTTTGAGTGTATGTTCTTCAGCGTCATAATCGTCATCCACAGCGTATTTATCTTTATGTTTGATGAGCAGCCACGCATTATCATCTTTAGGATTTTTAATTTTCACCAATGCAAATTCGCCTTTCAGCTTTTTACCGTGGAGAATAAATTTTAAAGATTGTTTATGTAATTCAGCCCGCATTACCAAATCATCGCTTTTTCCTGATACTTTTTCTATCGGCTCGTAAGTTCCTTCATCCCAAATCTCTACTTCACCAGCGCCATAATTACCTTTCGGAATAGAACCTTCGAAAGTTCTGTAAGAATAAGGATGATCTTCCACCATCATTGCCAATCGCTTGTCAGAAGGATTAAGTGAAGGACCTTTCGGAACTGCCCAACTCTTCAGAACGCCTTCCATTTCCAAACGAAAATCGTAGTGAAGTCGAGAAGCAGCATGTCTCTGAATCACGAATTTCAATTTCTTTCCACTAGCTTTTTCTTTTCCTTCTGGTTCAGCTGTTTGCTTGAAATTCCTTTTTTTATTATAATCCTCGAGTGCCATAACTTATAAGTGATAATTGATGAATGATAGTTGATTTTTTTCTTTTTTCTTAGTTGTTCCTAACCAACTTTTTTCTTTCCTTTCTCCAAACTGGCTTTTAGCATTGCCATCAAATCAGTTGTCTTTCCTTCCGGTTCTTTTACTTCCGTCAACT
Protein-coding sequences here:
- a CDS encoding GH92 family glycosyl hydrolase, with amino-acid sequence MSKIKLFLFCSFLSIGFKSQEINDWITNPVDYVNPLMGTQSSYELSNGNTYPIIGLPWGMNYWTPQNGKNGNGWQYTYNSNKIQGFKQTHQPSPWMNDYGQFSILPIVGNPEIDQEKRASWFSHKTEIANPYYYKVYLADYDVWTEIAPTERSAMMRFTFPETNQAQILLDAFDRGSYVRIIPSERKIIGYSTRYARGKMENFKNYFVIQFDKDFVSQNVWSGTEIQKSILEIKADHVGSLVKFPHLKKGEQITIRVASSFISQEQAEINLEESKGKSFDQVKSEAKEIWNLTLNKIQIKGTTIDQARTFYSCLYRSVLFPQKLYEKDRNGNIQHYSPYNGKIMPGYLFGGTGFWDTFRALYPLLNLVYPSMNVEMQKGLISAYQEGGFLPEWSSPGFADIMIGNNSASVVSEAYLKGLRGYDAEILWQALKHGANNEGPMSAVGRKGVADYNSIGYVPTDTGINESAARTLEYAYDDYAIYEFGKALNKSEEELEPFKSRAMNYKKLFDPKYNLMRGKKKNGEFQENFDPFEWGNAFTEGNSWHYTWSVFQDINGLKELMGGKQQFVKMLDSVFVMPPTFNTNYYKEVIHEMREMQIVGMGQYAHGNQPIQHMLYLYNYAGQPWKTQYWVRQVMDKLYKPTPDGYCGDEDNGQTSAWYVFSALGFYPVTPASTQYVLGAPLFKSIKINLENSKAIQIEAPKNSENNIYINQLKFNSKNYSKNWIDHFELLKGAKLKFDMSSKPNTERGIQDSDAPFSMSTPDK
- a CDS encoding TetR/AcrR family transcriptional regulator, which encodes MVIIKIVNIAKILKLMMEKNTKPRVKSKEKSKQQFMDAVGTILKTKGYKYLKVNEIATTAGLDKKLIYNYFGGTEQLLDEYIKTQDFWSNVKEEDSAVEITDGGKEFAKQMMSEQFDFVSVNKELQKILLWRLSEERTSLRKLTEGQEENGEILFKHITDPYFEDKSEDFRAVMAILVSGAYYLNLYSEMNGSIFCGIDLKTEEGRAKIKKAFSFLIDETYESL
- the ligD gene encoding DNA ligase D, whose protein sequence is MLCKISDKAFDDKDWAFEIKWDGYRAIADLSKDEIRLYSRNGIDFSQKFKKVTNSLKLQEHNMVLDGEIVAYDDKGKPNFQWLQQIGDNPNLALTFQVFDLLWLNGHSTENLSYLQRKELLKDALVENEIIKYSDHILQNGKEFFQAAKDLGLEGIVAKKTESLYKENLRSSEWLKIKIHKSDEAIICGFTEPKGSRKKFGALILGKYLNGEMVFCGHTGGGFKDKSLSEMYDKMQPLITSKSVFKITPKTNTKATWIKPKLIAEIKFTELTKDHVYRHPIFLRLRDDIEPKDVEFNSENQSKKEIMKKAEPKKRTGKEDLIKKIGKQELKLTNQNKIYFPDDDVTKGDVIDYYQSISKYILPHLKNRPQSMNRYPNGIDGMSFFQKDASEETPDWIETQKVFSESSDKYINYIICNDKETLAYLNNLGCIELNIWTSKIQKADNPDYLVLDLDPSEKNTFEDVIETAQVVKEVLDLAGIEGYPKTSGSSGIHVYIPMNAKYSYEQVKDFGHLLMQMVQQKLPDLTTLERSLQKRDKNKIYLDYLQNRRGQTLASVYSLRPKKGATVSMPLEWEEVKNGLKPTDFNIYNSLERLKEKGDLFKGVLGKGVDLLKVIKKMEN
- a CDS encoding DNA polymerase ligase N-terminal domain-containing protein — encoded protein: MALEDYNKKRNFKQTAEPEGKEKASGKKLKFVIQRHAASRLHYDFRLEMEGVLKSWAVPKGPSLNPSDKRLAMMVEDHPYSYRTFEGSIPKGNYGAGEVEIWDEGTYEPIEKVSGKSDDLVMRAELHKQSLKFILHGKKLKGEFALVKIKNPKDDNAWLLIKHKDKYAVDDDYDAEEHTLKTSKVTAYLAEKDGKKKITHPKE